In one window of Kitasatospora sp. MMS16-BH015 DNA:
- a CDS encoding protease pro-enzyme activation domain-containing protein: protein MLDPSGPQRTPRARGPLGRATTLAAITVALVAGAGTPNALAAPTTSLAPQRLSGDLGQLPADAVKTAAPAGDTPLDLSVTLAMRDEAGAQALAAAMTDPSSAEYHHFLATGEFAKRFGADAATVAKVTQALKDAGLQPGALGADGLTLPVHTTVAGAKKAFDVDFAGYRLGDGTSAFRNTEAPALRGDVVGSVAAITGMNSTAKPHAHHKGAQDLATVPAAKYSSNASAAAAYPQLCQSVKDYYAGKGRIDGRDYFSPASLANAYGLNGLSDGGAGTTVAIFSLESYSAPALKTYQDCVGTNATVNTVLVNAGNPAPADPAKEIGLEAALDIDTVVGLAPKAKVLFYQGKDAAQATDADVINTYRQIVTDNQADVISTSWGSCDYVNDRNTLKAESNVFLQGALQGISMVAASGDDGSTDCTRSTNDPVAQKHLSADDPSSQPFVTGVGGTTLSASGETVWNHDHGASGGGESTFWALPNGGYQNGFKAPGFDNSRCELHDATHLCRQSPDVAADADPATGYIVAVGAGQWMRIGGTSGAAPLWAAVTAHVDSTPTCTGRVGLLNTPLYQAARTGRSPLNDVTVGNNDVDNQQGGLYAAAAGYDMATGLGTPKGAELVSTLCMPAATYQPVTPSRILDTRNGTGRGQVAGLHSVDLQVTGKAGVPSTNVTAVVLNTTVVDTAAAGYLTAYPAATKRPLSSNLNWTQGGVVPNLVTVPVSADGKITLFNGSWGASDFVADVAGYYTTDGSGAQLAPLAPTRLLDTRRPKATLAGKTGTSLQVTGRAGVPAGATAAVLNVTVADTASSGYLTVSPSGIARPLASNLNWVPGQVVPNAVIVPIGADGKIDIFNGGLGSTDVVVDIAGYFSPKATGGKFQAVKPARQLDTRQGHGALTNGKVTPLALSVPANATSVTLNVTVTNTTSPGYLTAWADGSTRPLASNLNWVQGNTIANLVTVPVHNGKVDLVVSGWGQADVVVDLFGYYSN, encoded by the coding sequence ATGCTCGACCCGTCGGGTCCCCAGCGGACGCCTCGCGCACGAGGCCCCCTCGGCCGCGCGACCACGCTGGCCGCCATCACCGTCGCCCTCGTGGCCGGTGCCGGTACGCCGAACGCCCTGGCCGCCCCCACCACTTCGCTCGCGCCGCAGCGCCTGAGCGGTGACCTGGGCCAGCTGCCCGCCGACGCGGTCAAGACCGCGGCGCCGGCCGGCGACACCCCCCTCGACCTGTCGGTCACCCTCGCGATGCGCGACGAGGCCGGTGCCCAGGCCCTGGCCGCCGCCATGACCGACCCGTCCTCGGCGGAGTACCACCACTTCCTGGCCACCGGCGAGTTCGCCAAGCGCTTCGGCGCGGACGCGGCCACCGTCGCCAAGGTCACCCAGGCGCTCAAGGACGCGGGCCTGCAGCCCGGCGCCCTCGGCGCGGACGGCCTGACCCTCCCGGTGCACACCACCGTCGCGGGTGCCAAGAAGGCCTTCGACGTCGACTTCGCGGGCTACCGCCTGGGCGACGGCACCTCCGCCTTCCGCAACACCGAGGCCCCGGCGCTGCGCGGCGACGTGGTCGGCTCGGTCGCCGCGATCACCGGCATGAACAGCACGGCCAAGCCGCACGCCCACCACAAGGGCGCGCAGGACCTGGCCACCGTGCCGGCCGCCAAGTACAGCTCCAACGCCTCGGCCGCCGCTGCCTACCCGCAGCTGTGCCAGAGCGTGAAGGACTACTACGCGGGCAAGGGCCGCATCGACGGCCGGGACTACTTCAGCCCCGCCTCGCTGGCCAACGCCTACGGCCTGAACGGCCTGAGCGACGGCGGCGCCGGCACCACCGTGGCGATCTTCTCGCTGGAGTCGTACTCCGCCCCCGCGCTGAAGACCTACCAGGACTGCGTGGGCACCAACGCCACCGTCAACACGGTGCTGGTCAACGCGGGCAACCCGGCCCCGGCCGACCCCGCCAAGGAGATCGGCCTGGAGGCCGCGCTCGACATCGACACCGTGGTGGGCCTCGCCCCCAAGGCGAAGGTGCTCTTCTACCAGGGCAAGGACGCCGCCCAGGCGACCGACGCGGACGTGATCAACACGTACCGTCAGATCGTCACGGACAACCAGGCCGACGTCATCTCGACGAGCTGGGGCTCCTGCGACTACGTCAACGACCGCAACACCCTGAAGGCGGAGAGCAACGTCTTCCTCCAGGGCGCCCTCCAGGGCATCTCGATGGTGGCGGCCTCGGGTGACGACGGCTCGACCGACTGCACCCGCTCCACCAACGACCCGGTGGCCCAGAAGCACCTGAGCGCGGACGACCCGTCCTCGCAGCCCTTCGTCACCGGCGTGGGCGGCACCACCCTCTCCGCCTCCGGCGAGACGGTCTGGAACCACGACCACGGCGCCTCCGGCGGCGGCGAGAGCACCTTCTGGGCGCTCCCCAACGGTGGTTACCAGAACGGCTTCAAGGCCCCCGGCTTCGACAACTCGCGCTGCGAGCTGCACGACGCCACCCACCTGTGCCGCCAGTCGCCCGACGTGGCCGCCGACGCCGACCCGGCGACCGGCTACATCGTCGCGGTGGGCGCGGGCCAGTGGATGCGGATCGGCGGCACCTCCGGTGCGGCCCCGCTCTGGGCGGCCGTCACGGCGCACGTCGACTCCACCCCGACCTGCACCGGTCGCGTGGGTCTGCTCAACACCCCGCTGTACCAGGCCGCCCGCACCGGCCGCAGCCCGCTCAACGACGTGACCGTCGGCAACAACGACGTCGACAACCAGCAGGGTGGCCTCTACGCCGCCGCCGCCGGTTACGACATGGCCACCGGCCTGGGCACCCCCAAGGGCGCCGAGCTGGTGAGCACCCTCTGCATGCCGGCCGCGACCTACCAGCCGGTCACCCCGAGCCGCATCCTCGACACCCGCAACGGCACCGGCCGCGGTCAGGTCGCCGGGCTGCACTCGGTCGACCTCCAGGTCACCGGCAAGGCCGGCGTGCCGTCCACCAACGTCACCGCCGTGGTGCTCAACACCACCGTGGTCGACACCGCCGCCGCGGGTTACCTGACGGCCTACCCGGCCGCCACCAAGCGCCCGCTCTCGTCCAACCTGAACTGGACCCAGGGCGGCGTCGTGCCGAACCTGGTCACCGTCCCGGTCAGCGCCGACGGCAAGATCACCCTCTTCAACGGCAGCTGGGGCGCGAGCGACTTCGTCGCCGACGTGGCCGGCTACTACACCACCGACGGTTCGGGCGCGCAGCTCGCTCCGCTGGCCCCGACCCGCCTGCTGGACACCCGTCGTCCGAAGGCCACCCTCGCGGGCAAGACCGGCACCTCCCTCCAGGTCACCGGCCGTGCCGGCGTCCCGGCCGGTGCCACCGCCGCCGTGCTCAACGTGACCGTCGCGGACACCGCCTCCAGCGGCTACCTGACCGTCTCCCCGAGCGGCATCGCGCGCCCGCTGGCCTCCAACCTGAACTGGGTGCCCGGCCAGGTCGTGCCGAACGCGGTCATCGTCCCGATCGGTGCCGACGGCAAGATCGACATCTTCAACGGCGGCCTCGGCTCCACCGACGTGGTCGTCGACATCGCCGGCTACTTCTCCCCGAAGGCCACCGGCGGCAAGTTCCAGGCCGTCAAGCCGGCCCGCCAGCTCGACACCCGTCAGGGCCACGGCGCGCTGACCAACGGCAAGGTCACCCCGCTGGCCCTGTCGGTGCCGGCCAACGCCACCTCGGTGACGCTGAACGTGACCGTCACCAACACCACCTCCCCGGGCTACCTGACCGCCTGGGCGGACGGCTCGACCCGCCCGCTGGCCTCCAACCTCAACTGGGTGCAGGGCAACACGATCGCCAACCTGGTGACCGTGCCCGTGCACAACGGCAAGGTGGACCTGGTCGTCTCCGGCTGGGGCCAGGCCGACGTGGTCGTCGACCTGTTCGGCTACTACAGCAACTGA
- a CDS encoding sensor histidine kinase, which produces MTPAGPAARTARPAWTTAPWFLLTLPVLLAGVDSALVAKDSPGWAVALSALAALALLLRRRWPVLVLLLTLPGSFLSYIWIAPITAVYSVAAHRAQPRVTVLCATVFALVEFFHWPLSDHPLALDRDNALYAIQCLMLAAGPAALGLLARTRHELADRLDELTRGQQREHRLLTERVLVTERARLAREMHDVVSHQVSLISIQAGALQISSPDPVAKDTARTIRELSVRTLEELRQMVGVLRAAGVRPGVPLNPQPRLADLPELVAGCGLPVRTEFDPGPGPWPEAVERAAYRTVQEALTNAGKHAPGAELTVRVGSAGPRLLVEVRNGPPARRPDPLPGGGHGLVGLRERATLLGGTLTAGPTPDGGFLLRAELPA; this is translated from the coding sequence ATGACCCCCGCCGGGCCCGCGGCCCGCACGGCCCGGCCGGCCTGGACCACCGCCCCCTGGTTCCTGCTCACCCTGCCCGTGCTGCTCGCCGGGGTGGACTCCGCCCTGGTCGCCAAGGACTCGCCCGGCTGGGCGGTCGCCCTCTCGGCCCTGGCCGCCCTGGCCCTGCTGCTGCGCCGCCGGTGGCCCGTCCTGGTGCTGCTGCTGACCCTGCCCGGCAGCTTCCTCAGCTACATCTGGATCGCGCCGATCACCGCGGTCTACTCGGTGGCCGCCCACCGGGCGCAGCCGAGGGTCACCGTGCTCTGCGCCACCGTCTTCGCCCTGGTGGAGTTCTTCCACTGGCCGCTCTCGGACCACCCGCTGGCCCTGGACCGGGACAACGCGCTCTACGCCATCCAGTGCCTGATGCTGGCCGCCGGGCCGGCCGCGCTGGGCCTGCTGGCCCGCACCCGGCACGAGCTGGCCGACCGGCTGGACGAGCTGACCCGGGGGCAGCAGCGGGAGCACCGGCTGCTGACCGAGCGGGTGCTGGTCACCGAGCGGGCCCGGTTGGCCCGGGAGATGCACGACGTGGTCTCGCACCAGGTGAGCCTGATCTCGATCCAGGCCGGGGCGCTCCAGATCAGCTCGCCCGACCCGGTGGCCAAGGACACCGCGCGGACCATCCGGGAGCTGTCGGTGCGCACGCTGGAGGAGCTGCGGCAGATGGTCGGGGTGCTGCGGGCGGCGGGGGTGCGGCCGGGGGTGCCGCTCAACCCGCAGCCCCGGCTGGCCGATCTGCCGGAGCTGGTCGCGGGCTGCGGGCTGCCGGTGCGCACCGAGTTCGACCCGGGCCCGGGCCCCTGGCCGGAGGCGGTGGAGCGGGCGGCCTACCGGACCGTCCAGGAGGCGCTCACCAACGCCGGCAAGCACGCCCCGGGCGCCGAGCTGACCGTCCGGGTCGGCTCGGCCGGCCCCCGGCTGCTGGTGGAGGTCCGCAACGGCCCGCCCGCCCGGCGTCCCGACCCACTGCCGGGCGGCGGCCACGGCCTGGTGGGCCTGCGCGAGCGGGCCACCCTGCTGGGCGGCACCCTGACGGCCGGCCCCACCCCGGACGGCGGCTTCCTGCTCCGCGCCGAGCTGCCCGCCTGA
- a CDS encoding response regulator transcription factor: protein MTPIRVLIVDDEVLVRSGLGLIVGSAPDLEVVGDCSGGQAEQLAVELRPQVVLLDIRMPDLDGISALRRLRALPHPPAVAMLTTFDTDEYIGTALRSGAAGFLLKDTAPEQLVHAVRVLAAGGSVLSPTVTRTVIGGYVEGGGPDAEAAALTRTLTGRELDVLALLGEGLSNAEIADRLFLGTGTVKDHISAILGKLGAANRVQAAVVANRAGLVRTPRQPEA from the coding sequence ATGACCCCGATCCGCGTCCTCATCGTGGACGACGAGGTCCTGGTCCGGTCCGGACTCGGCCTGATCGTCGGCTCCGCCCCCGATCTGGAGGTGGTCGGCGACTGCTCCGGCGGGCAGGCCGAGCAGCTGGCGGTGGAGCTGCGCCCGCAGGTGGTGCTGCTCGACATCCGGATGCCCGACCTGGACGGCATCTCGGCGCTGCGCCGGCTGCGCGCCCTGCCGCACCCGCCCGCCGTGGCGATGCTCACCACCTTCGACACCGACGAGTACATCGGCACCGCGCTGCGCTCGGGCGCGGCCGGCTTCCTGCTCAAGGACACCGCCCCCGAGCAGTTGGTGCACGCCGTCCGGGTGCTGGCGGCCGGCGGCAGCGTGCTCTCCCCGACCGTGACCCGCACCGTGATCGGCGGCTACGTGGAGGGCGGCGGCCCGGACGCCGAGGCCGCCGCGCTCACCCGCACCCTCACCGGCCGCGAGCTGGACGTGCTGGCCTTGCTCGGCGAGGGGCTCTCCAACGCCGAGATAGCCGACCGGCTCTTCCTGGGCACCGGCACCGTCAAGGACCACATCAGCGCCATCCTGGGCAAGCTCGGCGCCGCCAACCGCGTCCAGGCCGCCGTGGTGGCCAACCGGGCGGGGCTGGTCCGCACGCCCCGGCAGCCCGAGGCATGA
- a CDS encoding phosphatidylglycerol lysyltransferase domain-containing protein has protein sequence MSSTVKPEPSAAPEKQPGAAARVLARWRPRAAATTVWYLRLLALLNLVAVLAVPFRHQVQHHNEGEYFTPYLLTAGLTSVVLSLALAVAMRRRKRAAWIFNTALSGFFAVLYVAAMLLPEFHRHAFNYVSTVLTVVFFLACLIGRREFTSKGDRSNPKTGVAAAIGGLLLGGVVGSLFVQATNTVAGADFWDRFTYAFFRMVTLQPSEHAISVISVPTWVNAFINAMGAVLFLLVMWVAFRSPRGQELLSDEEEAKLRVLLDKQGGRDSLGYFALRRDKAVIFSPSGKAAVSYRVVGGVSLASGDPIGDPEAWPGAIEGWLAEAREHAWVPAVMGASEEAGVIYARHGLDALELGDEAIVELDEFSLDGRAMRVVRQAYNRVKRAGYTVRIRRHEDIPEAEMAELVEKADHWRDGATERGFSMALGRLGDAGDGRCVMLECHDGQGELQALLSFVPWGDKGLSLDLMRRARDTENGLMEFMVIELLQGSKQVELERVSLNFAMFRSVFERGSKLGAGPVLRLWRSVLGFFSRWWQIESLYRANAKYRPIWEPRYLLFEKSSEIPRIGLASARAEGFITAPSLPALFRRRHVRSAAPAAAGLPAAERSGKG, from the coding sequence GTGTCCTCCACCGTGAAGCCGGAGCCTTCCGCCGCCCCCGAGAAGCAGCCCGGTGCCGCCGCCCGGGTGCTGGCCCGCTGGCGGCCCCGCGCCGCCGCGACCACCGTCTGGTACCTGCGCCTGCTGGCGCTGCTGAACCTCGTCGCGGTGCTCGCGGTGCCCTTCCGGCACCAGGTGCAGCACCACAACGAGGGCGAGTACTTCACCCCGTACCTGCTGACCGCCGGTCTGACCTCGGTGGTGCTCTCGCTGGCCCTCGCGGTGGCGATGCGCCGGCGCAAGCGGGCCGCCTGGATCTTCAACACCGCGCTCTCCGGCTTCTTCGCCGTGCTGTACGTGGCGGCGATGCTGCTGCCGGAGTTCCACCGGCACGCCTTCAACTACGTCTCGACCGTGCTGACGGTGGTCTTCTTCCTGGCCTGCCTGATCGGGCGCCGGGAGTTCACCTCCAAGGGCGACCGCTCCAACCCGAAGACCGGGGTGGCCGCGGCGATCGGCGGCCTGCTGCTCGGCGGGGTGGTGGGCAGCCTGTTCGTGCAGGCGACCAACACCGTCGCGGGCGCGGACTTCTGGGACCGGTTCACCTACGCGTTCTTCCGGATGGTCACGCTCCAGCCCTCGGAGCACGCGATCAGCGTGATCTCGGTGCCCACCTGGGTGAATGCTTTCATCAACGCGATGGGCGCCGTGCTCTTCCTGCTGGTGATGTGGGTGGCCTTCCGCAGCCCGCGTGGCCAGGAGCTGCTGAGCGACGAGGAGGAGGCGAAGCTGCGCGTGCTGCTGGACAAGCAGGGCGGGCGGGATTCGCTGGGGTACTTCGCGCTGCGCCGGGACAAGGCGGTGATCTTCTCGCCGAGCGGGAAGGCGGCGGTCTCCTACCGGGTGGTCGGCGGGGTATCGCTGGCCTCGGGCGACCCGATCGGTGACCCGGAGGCCTGGCCGGGCGCGATCGAGGGCTGGCTGGCCGAGGCGCGCGAGCACGCCTGGGTGCCGGCCGTGATGGGCGCCTCCGAGGAGGCCGGGGTGATTTACGCCCGGCACGGTCTGGACGCGCTGGAGCTGGGCGACGAGGCGATCGTCGAGCTGGACGAGTTCTCGCTGGACGGCCGGGCCATGCGGGTGGTCCGCCAGGCGTACAACCGGGTGAAGCGGGCCGGGTACACCGTGCGGATCCGCCGCCACGAGGACATCCCCGAGGCGGAGATGGCCGAGCTGGTGGAGAAGGCCGACCACTGGCGGGACGGCGCCACCGAGCGCGGCTTCTCGATGGCGCTCGGCCGCCTGGGCGATGCCGGGGACGGCCGCTGCGTGATGCTGGAGTGCCACGACGGCCAGGGCGAGCTGCAGGCCCTGCTCAGTTTCGTGCCCTGGGGCGACAAGGGATTGTCGCTGGACCTGATGCGCCGGGCCCGGGACACCGAGAACGGCCTGATGGAATTCATGGTGATCGAACTCCTGCAGGGTTCGAAGCAGGTCGAGCTGGAACGCGTCTCGCTGAACTTCGCGATGTTCCGTTCCGTCTTCGAGCGCGGGTCGAAGCTCGGCGCGGGCCCGGTGCTGCGGCTCTGGCGCTCGGTGCTCGGCTTCTTCTCCCGCTGGTGGCAGATCGAGTCCCTCTACCGGGCCAACGCGAAGTACCGCCCGATCTGGGAGCCCCGCTACCTGCTCTTCGAGAAGAGCAGCGAGATCCCGCGGATCGGCCTGGCCAGCGCCCGGGCCGAGGGCTTCATCACCGCACCGAGCCTGCCCGCTCTGTTCCGTCGTCGACATGTCCGGTCCGCCGCTCCTGCGGCCGCCGGGCTGCCGGCGGCGGAGCGCAGTGGGAAGGGGTAG
- a CDS encoding SpoIIE family protein phosphatase, giving the protein MADEPNSTPSTPDTPSAPHTHRAPSSHGTPHPPAPTGPAGPATPAPAATPPPASARSSVVPPGIRPAGVVALLRVASVLVDTHGRIDRWNRAAEELFGHRAEVTRGRAASGLLPAVEPRPETAGGQPGGAGRRCDAFDTLAALTGADGLPWAGSMAVLDREERLRDMLWWAYPLTEPAGRTLLVLAADARPLRAAGPRIALGERLLPYAAAPAGRGGFHRIAAGFTPVTATPGAPAPADGAAALAAAEALLPRCSEERRRSLLAQLTGTGAPALWVDSATRLPVLPYEPAGSGVARVAAGLGRRYPTAQQRAVQPRSAARRPPEPARPAPGQAAIGLLPVGVPGPRSAAPPYPPAAPTGPSADAPRNPHGPGGPSESGPGASSHSTAPTTGGPTIEPSAHGHAAPALVTTLPAQSSTAVEVLTSGPASEQLALLSEVGSSVGTTLDLDTTARELCEVLVPRVADFACVDLLDGLIADSELPIGRPDDDTSLRRVARAFNAATGEWEHVLEEGALMSMPRSTPPGLALQENSPVLVETVTPDVAVEYALSLGSQDLVPIVTGRSMLVLPLSARGTVLGILKLLRLPDRTPFDRADAATLRELAARAALSLDNARLHRAESKVATTLQRSMIPTSPPRIPGVQIAHRYMPGDRRAEVGGDWFDAIQLPGSRVALVVGDVMGHGLHSAAAMGRFRTAMQTLAALDLPPGQLLRHLDNLAHKLGDDHLATCLYAVYDPINRTCELASAGHVPPVLVHPDGSGELLEIPAGAPIGVGGVPFVAKKIEVTDGSMLVLCTDGLVEVRGGDIGAGLAALCGNLIDPKQSPEQACDVVLERLHSEDRQDDIALLVARFDGVPPTEVATWQLSVATGEVRHARALVREQLAAWRLSGLTDTVELLVSELVTNAVRVARDHVQLQLIRVDKLLVEVSDDNHNLPSLEPADAGDEHGRGLNLVSKLAERWGTARKAVGKVVWFEMPLPRS; this is encoded by the coding sequence ATGGCGGACGAGCCAAACTCCACACCGAGTACGCCGGACACGCCGAGCGCGCCGCACACGCACCGCGCGCCCAGCAGCCACGGCACGCCCCACCCACCGGCCCCCACCGGGCCGGCCGGCCCCGCCACACCCGCACCCGCCGCCACACCCCCGCCGGCAAGCGCCCGCAGTTCCGTCGTCCCGCCCGGCATCCGCCCCGCCGGGGTGGTCGCGCTGCTGCGGGTGGCCTCCGTGCTGGTCGACACCCACGGCCGGATCGACCGGTGGAACCGGGCCGCCGAGGAGCTGTTCGGCCACCGCGCCGAGGTCACCCGGGGCCGGGCCGCCAGCGGGCTGCTGCCCGCCGTGGAGCCCCGCCCGGAGACGGCCGGCGGCCAGCCCGGCGGGGCGGGCCGCCGCTGCGACGCCTTCGACACCCTGGCCGCGCTGACCGGCGCCGACGGCCTGCCCTGGGCCGGTTCGATGGCGGTGCTGGACCGTGAGGAGCGGCTGCGCGACATGCTCTGGTGGGCCTACCCGCTCACCGAACCGGCAGGCCGCACCCTCCTGGTACTGGCCGCCGACGCCCGCCCGCTCCGCGCGGCCGGCCCCCGGATCGCCCTCGGCGAGCGCCTCCTCCCGTACGCGGCGGCCCCGGCCGGCCGGGGCGGCTTCCACCGCATCGCGGCCGGCTTCACCCCCGTCACCGCCACCCCCGGCGCGCCCGCCCCCGCCGACGGCGCCGCCGCCCTGGCCGCAGCCGAGGCCCTGCTGCCCCGCTGCTCCGAGGAGCGCCGCCGGAGCCTGCTGGCCCAGCTGACCGGCACCGGCGCCCCCGCGCTCTGGGTCGACTCCGCCACCCGCCTGCCGGTGCTGCCCTACGAACCGGCCGGCTCCGGGGTGGCCCGGGTCGCGGCCGGGCTCGGCCGGCGCTACCCGACGGCGCAGCAGCGCGCCGTCCAGCCCCGGTCCGCCGCCCGGCGGCCGCCAGAGCCGGCCCGGCCCGCGCCCGGCCAGGCCGCGATCGGCCTGCTGCCGGTCGGCGTGCCCGGCCCGCGCAGCGCCGCCCCGCCGTACCCCCCGGCCGCACCGACCGGCCCGAGCGCCGACGCCCCCCGCAACCCGCACGGCCCCGGCGGCCCGAGCGAGAGCGGCCCGGGAGCGAGCTCGCACTCCACCGCCCCGACCACGGGAGGCCCCACCATCGAACCTTCCGCCCACGGCCACGCCGCCCCGGCGCTGGTCACCACCCTGCCCGCCCAGTCCTCCACGGCCGTCGAGGTGCTGACCAGCGGCCCGGCGAGCGAGCAGCTGGCCCTGCTGAGCGAGGTCGGCAGCAGTGTCGGCACCACCCTGGACCTCGACACCACGGCCCGCGAGCTGTGCGAGGTGCTGGTGCCCCGGGTCGCCGACTTCGCCTGCGTCGACCTGCTGGACGGCCTGATCGCCGACTCCGAGCTGCCGATCGGCCGGCCGGACGACGACACCTCGCTGCGCCGGGTGGCCCGGGCCTTCAACGCGGCCACCGGCGAGTGGGAGCATGTGCTGGAGGAGGGCGCGCTGATGTCGATGCCGCGCTCCACCCCGCCCGGCCTGGCGCTCCAGGAGAACTCCCCGGTGCTGGTGGAGACGGTCACCCCGGACGTGGCGGTGGAGTACGCGCTATCGCTGGGCAGCCAGGACCTGGTGCCGATAGTGACCGGCCGCTCGATGCTGGTGCTGCCGCTCTCCGCCCGCGGCACCGTGCTCGGCATCCTCAAGCTGCTGCGGCTGCCCGACCGCACCCCCTTCGACCGCGCCGACGCGGCCACCCTGCGCGAGCTGGCCGCCCGGGCCGCGCTCTCGCTGGACAACGCCCGGCTGCACCGGGCCGAGTCCAAGGTGGCCACCACGCTGCAGCGGAGCATGATCCCGACCAGCCCGCCGCGGATCCCCGGGGTGCAGATCGCCCACCGCTACATGCCGGGCGACCGCCGGGCCGAGGTGGGCGGCGACTGGTTCGACGCGATCCAGCTGCCGGGCAGCCGGGTGGCGCTGGTGGTCGGCGACGTGATGGGCCACGGCCTGCACTCGGCGGCGGCGATGGGCCGCTTCCGCACCGCGATGCAGACCCTGGCCGCCCTCGACCTGCCGCCGGGCCAGCTGCTGCGCCACCTGGACAACCTGGCGCACAAGCTGGGCGACGACCACCTGGCCACCTGCCTGTACGCGGTCTACGACCCGATCAACCGCACCTGCGAGCTGGCCAGCGCCGGCCACGTGCCGCCGGTGCTGGTGCACCCGGACGGCAGCGGCGAGCTGCTGGAGATCCCGGCGGGGGCGCCGATCGGGGTCGGCGGGGTGCCGTTCGTGGCGAAGAAGATCGAGGTGACGGACGGCTCGATGCTGGTGCTCTGCACCGACGGGCTGGTCGAGGTCCGGGGCGGGGACATAGGAGCGGGGCTCGCGGCGCTCTGCGGCAACCTGATCGACCCGAAACAGAGCCCCGAGCAGGCCTGCGACGTGGTGCTGGAGCGGCTGCACTCGGAGGACCGGCAGGACGACATCGCACTCCTGGTGGCCCGGTTCGACGGGGTGCCGCCGACGGAGGTGGCCACCTGGCAGCTGAGCGTGGCCACCGGCGAGGTGCGGCACGCCCGGGCTCTGGTCCGCGAGCAGCTGGCCGCCTGGCGGCTCTCCGGGCTGACCGACACCGTGGAGCTGCTGGTCTCCGAGCTGGTCACCAACGCCGTCCGGGTGGCCCGCGACCACGTCCAGCTCCAGCTGATCCGGGTGGACAAGCTGCTGGTCGAGGTCAGCGACGACAACCACAACCTGCCCTCGCTGGAGCCCGCCGACGCGGGCGACGAGCACGGCCGGGGCCTCAACCTGGTCAGCAAGCTCGCCGAGCGCTGGGGCACGGCCCGCAAGGCCGTCGGCAAGGTGGTCTGGTTCGAGATGCCGCTCCCCCGGAGCTGA
- a CDS encoding rhodanese-like domain-containing protein → MSAETPAPWTDPERQQLEELVAATELAWLTLDVEVETLRVEIDNFALVHHELLGPLYARLDELDALIAEAVAAASGDPEDLRRAEEARRLVADQPELDALRDAVAAAEAEAAAEPAEPPTAGRRVRPDREAQRVYRELARRAHPDLSTDPAEQERRSAFIARVNEAYAAGDSGRLTELAEEWRTAPESAPDLGSPDRLGWLRDRLEWLRGRIGALATEQVRLERTPMGELLQLAPQEPERLLEELAEQLLARAADRRAELERVLGELEQRMTGGSSYGAAGADGPGGGGPYAGQTGVGAADAGDHGARGAGGDAYGAPTAAGVPGGVAGQETAGAYGAPTAGQAAGQGVGQGVGRDAAEGYDNGGADHHRTQESSTMFTQLPSTDAASVPDDALLLDVREQDEWDAGHVDGALHIPIGEVVERLGELPDGKLYVVCRVGGRSAQVVQYLVAQGREAVNVDGGMFAWEGAGRPMVSSDGRDAFVL, encoded by the coding sequence GTGAGTGCCGAGACGCCTGCCCCCTGGACCGATCCCGAGCGGCAGCAGCTGGAGGAGTTGGTCGCCGCGACCGAGCTGGCCTGGCTGACGCTCGACGTCGAGGTGGAGACCCTGCGGGTCGAGATCGACAACTTCGCGCTGGTCCACCACGAGCTGCTCGGGCCGCTGTACGCCCGGCTGGACGAGCTGGACGCGCTGATCGCCGAGGCGGTGGCCGCCGCGAGCGGCGACCCGGAGGACCTGCGGCGGGCCGAGGAGGCCCGGCGGCTGGTCGCCGACCAGCCGGAGCTCGACGCCCTGCGGGACGCGGTCGCGGCGGCCGAGGCGGAGGCGGCGGCCGAGCCGGCCGAGCCGCCCACGGCCGGGCGGCGGGTGCGGCCGGACCGGGAGGCGCAGCGGGTCTACCGCGAGCTGGCCCGCCGGGCCCACCCGGACCTGTCCACCGACCCGGCCGAGCAGGAGCGCCGCTCGGCCTTCATCGCGCGGGTCAACGAGGCGTACGCGGCGGGCGACTCCGGCCGGCTGACCGAGCTCGCGGAGGAGTGGCGGACGGCCCCCGAATCGGCGCCGGACCTCGGCTCCCCCGACCGGCTCGGCTGGCTGCGGGACCGGTTGGAGTGGCTGCGCGGCCGGATCGGCGCCCTGGCCACCGAGCAGGTCCGGCTGGAGCGCACCCCGATGGGCGAGCTGCTGCAGCTCGCCCCGCAGGAGCCCGAGCGCCTGCTGGAGGAGCTGGCCGAGCAGCTGCTCGCCCGCGCCGCCGACCGGCGCGCGGAGCTGGAGCGGGTGCTCGGTGAGCTGGAGCAGCGGATGACGGGCGGCTCCTCCTACGGCGCGGCCGGGGCCGATGGGCCCGGGGGCGGCGGCCCGTACGCCGGGCAGACCGGGGTGGGCGCGGCTGACGCCGGCGACCACGGTGCGCGGGGCGCGGGCGGCGACGCCTACGGCGCGCCTACGGCGGCCGGCGTACCTGGTGGGGTGGCTGGGCAGGAGACCGCCGGCGCCTACGGCGCGCCTACGGCCGGGCAGGCGGCTGGGCAGGGGGTCGGGCAGGGGGTCGGTCGGGACGCCGCCGAGGGGTACGACAATGGTGGGGCCGATCACCACAGGACTCAGGAGAGCTCGACGATGTTCACTCAGCTGCCCAGCACCGACGCCGCCTCGGTGCCCGATGACGCTCTGCTGCTCGACGTGCGGGAGCAGGACGAGTGGGACGCCGGGCACGTGGACGGTGCGCTGCACATCCCGATCGGCGAGGTCGTCGAGCGGCTCGGTGAGTTGCCGGACGGGAAGCTCTACGTGGTGTGCCGGGTCGGCGGTCGCTCGGCGCAGGTGGTGCAGTACCTGGTGGCCCAGGGGCGGGAGGCCGTGAACGTGGACGGCGGGATGTTCGCCTGGGAGGGCGCCGGGCGGCCGATGGTGAGCTCGGACGGGCGGGACGCCTTCGTCCTCTGA